One genomic segment of Deinococcus sp. HSC-46F16 includes these proteins:
- a CDS encoding endonuclease MutS2: MPFDSRALTALDFPRIRDALSERSATSLGVERARAMMPSDDAERIARELDEVEDALFGVSLSLGGIQDIRELHARAGEGRVLAGQELLSAAYSLDGAMTVKRAINTNSRGPLRDVALGLGEHSELVRRFLSSLDRDGGVRDDASPRLRDLRSRIEPLRGRIRERVTATLEKWAEVLQEHIVTIRRDRYVLPVQASRVGQVQGIIVDASASGQTYFVEPATITPLNNELARLILDEEAEVRRILTELSGLLANDDDVPMTLATVGELDLIAAKARLARDWHLNRPEQVVDHTYDLREARHPLIENPVPNDISLGDTKMLLITGPNMGGKTATLKTLGLAVLMHQCGLYVAAASARLPVVRDVLVDIGDEQSIEASLSTFASHLKHLRFVLRHAAPDTLVLIDELGSGTDPAEGAALAQSLIETLLAQDARGIITSHLSPLKLFALETPGLKNASMGFDLEALAPTYQLQVGQPGRSYALAIARRMGLPGDVLARAEDLLGPDAGLMERMLEGLERERADLAGELERATSARREAEAELGRVRQERETLEQRRNEMIAEAAQKAETLYADAIERVRSLRARAQEDSARPRVMQELRELRTAAQKARPAPPAPREDRGDPIRVGSRVDVPAYGAQGQVLEMRGDDLVVQLGVMKVGVKRRDVRLKAEPQVKAPRPTFAGTAPSRFENELQLRGLGVEEAVEELRAAIGEAHALKESPLRVVHGKGQGVLRRLLRDYLKTDKRVESFHDAEANQGGHGVTVVNIKR, from the coding sequence ATGCCGTTCGACTCCCGCGCCCTGACTGCCCTCGATTTCCCGCGTATCCGCGACGCCCTCTCGGAGCGCAGCGCCACGTCGCTGGGGGTGGAGCGGGCGCGGGCCATGATGCCCTCGGACGACGCGGAGCGCATCGCCCGCGAACTCGACGAGGTGGAAGATGCCCTCTTCGGCGTGAGCCTCAGCCTGGGCGGGATTCAGGACATCCGCGAGCTGCACGCGCGGGCGGGGGAGGGGCGCGTGCTGGCGGGACAGGAGCTGCTGAGCGCCGCCTACTCGCTCGACGGCGCGATGACGGTCAAGCGGGCGATCAATACGAACTCGCGTGGTCCCCTGCGCGACGTGGCGCTGGGGCTGGGCGAACACTCCGAACTCGTGCGCCGGTTCCTCTCGTCCCTCGACCGCGACGGCGGCGTGCGCGACGACGCCTCGCCCCGGCTGCGCGACCTGCGCAGCCGCATCGAGCCGCTGCGTGGCCGCATCCGCGAGCGGGTGACCGCCACCCTGGAGAAGTGGGCGGAGGTCTTGCAGGAGCACATCGTCACCATCCGCCGCGACCGCTACGTGCTGCCCGTGCAGGCCAGCCGGGTGGGGCAGGTGCAGGGCATCATCGTGGACGCCTCGGCCTCGGGGCAGACCTATTTCGTCGAACCCGCCACCATCACGCCGCTGAACAACGAACTCGCCCGCCTGATTCTGGACGAGGAAGCCGAGGTCCGCCGCATCCTCACCGAGCTGTCGGGCCTGCTGGCGAACGATGACGACGTCCCCATGACCCTCGCCACGGTGGGCGAACTCGACCTGATCGCGGCCAAGGCGCGGCTGGCCCGCGACTGGCACCTCAACCGCCCCGAGCAGGTGGTCGACCATACCTACGATCTGCGGGAAGCACGACATCCCCTGATCGAGAACCCGGTCCCCAACGACATCAGCCTGGGCGACACCAAGATGCTGCTGATCACCGGGCCGAACATGGGCGGCAAGACGGCCACCCTCAAGACGCTGGGCCTCGCCGTGCTGATGCACCAGTGCGGCCTGTACGTGGCGGCGGCCTCGGCGCGGCTGCCCGTGGTGCGTGACGTGCTCGTCGACATCGGGGACGAGCAGAGCATCGAGGCCAGCCTGTCCACCTTCGCCTCGCACCTCAAGCACCTCCGATTCGTGCTGCGGCACGCGGCCCCCGACACGCTGGTCCTGATCGACGAGCTCGGCAGCGGCACTGACCCCGCCGAGGGCGCGGCGCTGGCGCAGTCGCTGATCGAGACGCTGCTCGCCCAGGACGCGCGGGGCATCATCACCTCGCACCTCTCGCCCCTCAAGCTGTTCGCGCTGGAGACGCCGGGCCTGAAAAACGCCTCGATGGGCTTCGATCTGGAAGCGCTGGCCCCGACCTATCAGCTTCAGGTGGGCCAGCCGGGCCGCTCCTACGCCCTCGCCATCGCGCGGCGGATGGGCCTGCCGGGAGACGTGCTGGCGCGGGCCGAGGACCTGCTGGGGCCGGACGCGGGGCTGATGGAGCGGATGCTGGAGGGGCTGGAGCGCGAACGCGCGGACCTCGCGGGCGAGCTGGAGCGGGCCACGAGCGCCCGCCGCGAGGCGGAGGCCGAACTCGGCCGCGTGCGGCAGGAACGCGAGACGCTGGAGCAGCGGCGGAACGAGATGATCGCGGAGGCCGCCCAGAAGGCCGAGACGCTCTACGCCGACGCCATCGAGCGCGTCCGCAGCCTGCGTGCCCGTGCCCAGGAGGACAGCGCCCGCCCCCGCGTGATGCAGGAGCTGCGCGAACTGCGCACGGCGGCGCAAAAGGCCCGCCCGGCCCCGCCCGCCCCCCGCGAGGACCGGGGCGACCCGATCCGGGTGGGCAGCCGGGTAGACGTGCCCGCCTACGGGGCGCAGGGGCAGGTGCTGGAGATGCGCGGCGACGACCTCGTGGTGCAGCTCGGCGTGATGAAGGTGGGGGTGAAACGCCGCGACGTGCGCCTCAAGGCCGAGCCCCAGGTCAAGGCCCCGCGCCCCACCTTCGCCGGAACCGCCCCCAGCCGCTTCGAGAACGAGCTGCAACTGCGCGGCCTGGGGGTCGAGGAGGCGGTGGAGGAGCTGCGGGCCGCCATCGGGGAAGCCCACGCGCTCAAGGAAAGCCCGCTGCGGGTCGTTCACGGCAAGGGGCAGGGCGTGCTGCGCAGGCTCCTGCGCGACTACCTCAAGACCGACAAACGGGTCGAATCCTTTCACGACGCGGAGGCCAACCAGGGCGGGCACGGGGTCACGGTCGTGAACATCAAGCGCTGA